The Populus trichocarpa isolate Nisqually-1 chromosome 11, P.trichocarpa_v4.1, whole genome shotgun sequence genome has a segment encoding these proteins:
- the LOC7489074 gene encoding protein DMR6-LIKE OXYGENASE 2 produces the protein MAPTAKLLLADLASSGVKQIPSNFIRPISDRPNLSDVQISDGSIPLIDLRGLDGPNHSTIIEQIGQACQRDGFFQVKNHGIPEEMISIILNIARQFFKLPESERLKNYSDDPTKTTRLSTSFNIKTEQVSSWRDFLRLHCYPLEDYVHEWPSNPPSFRKDVAEYCTSVRGLVLRLLEAISESLGLERDYIDKKLGGHGQHMAMNYYPPCPQPELTYGLPGHTDPNLITILLQDHVPGLQVLRNGKWIAVNPIPNTFIVNIGDQMQVLSNDRYKSVLHRAVVNSDKDRISIPTFYCPSPDAVIGPPKELVDDEHPAVYRDFTYGEYYEKFWNKGLVKECCLDLFKPSNNTT, from the exons ATGGCTCCCACCGCCAAGCTACTACTAGCCGACCTTGCATCTTCAGGTGTAAAACAAATTCCTTCCAACTTCATCCGTCCCATCTCCGACCGTCCGAATCTCTCCGATGTTCAGATTTCGGATGGCTCGATTCCTCTAATTGACCTTCGTGGCCTTGATGGTCCCAACCACTCTACTATAATCGAACAAATTGGCCAAGCATGCCAAAGGGATGGGTTCTTTCAG GTGAAGAATCATGGGATACCAGAGGAAATGATTAGTATCATACTAAACATAGCTAGACAGTTCTTCAAATTGCCTGAAAGTGAAAGGTTAAAAAATTACTCTGACGATCCCACTAAGACAACCAGGTTGTCTACTAGTTTCAATATTAAGACAGAACAAGTTTCAAGCTGGAGAGATTTCTTGAGACTTCATTGTTATCCTCTCGAAGATTACGTACATGAATGGCCTAGCAATCCTCCATCATTCAG GAAAGATGTGGCTGAATATTGCACAAGTGTTAGAGGTCTAGTGTTGAGACTGCTTGAGGCCATATCCGAGAGCTTGGGTTTGGAAAGAGACTATATTGATAAGAAATTAGGCGGGCATGGACAACATATGGCTATGAACTACTATCCACCCTGTCCACAGCCAGAACTCACATATGGATTGCCTGGACACACCGACCCTAATTTAATCACCATCCTGTTACAAGATCACGTGCCTGGATTGCAGGTTCTAAGAAATGGCAAGTGGATTGCTGTGAATCCGATTCCCAATACTTTCATCGTCAACATCGGTGATCAAATGCAG GTACTTAGCAATGATCGTTACAAGAGTGTGCTTCACCGAGCAGTTGTGAACAGTGATAAAGACCGAATATCTATACCGACGTTCTACTGTCCTTCACCGGATGCTGTAATCGGGCCTCCAAAGGAGCTAGTCGACGACGAGCATCCTGCCGTCTATAGAGATTTTACGTACGGTGAATACTATGAGAAGTTTTGGAACAAGGGACTTGTAAAAGAATGTTGCTTGGACTTGTTCAAGCCTTCTAATAATACAacctag
- the LOC7455022 gene encoding protein DMR6-LIKE OXYGENASE 1: protein MSATMLQVAEGLLALPGAKHLPHTYKDPISNLPTLPEAQVSDSSIPIIDLEALHGPRRSDIVKQLGQACQHRGFFAVKNHGIPRTAVSNIFDTTREFFHLPKEERMKFYTPDPNSDIRLMNAYKDEVANVFVARESLKFHCHPVENYVNKWPTNPPSFRKYAAEYLTNVRRVEITLLGAISESLGLERDYIEKKLGGHYASLNYYGACEQSDLELTYGVRAHTDPTIITILLQDDVPGLQVLSEDKWMDVNPIPGTVVVHVGDLLQAISNHKFKSLLHQAMVNCEKERMSIASYCYPSSDAMIGPPKKLIDNDHPAVYKDFTFKEFSEQMWKVITFTDTRLDSFKCSTA, encoded by the exons ATGTCGGCCACTATGTTGCAAGTAGCTGAAGGCCTCCTTGCTTTGCCAGGAGCCAAGCATCTTCCACACACCTATAAGGATCCCATTTCCAATCTTCCAACCCTCCCTGAGGCTCAGGTATCTGATAGCTCCATCCCCATCATTGACCTGGAAGCCCTTCATGGTCCTCGCCGCTCCGATATTGTCAAACAACTTGGCCAGGCATGCCAGCACAGAGGTTTCTTTGCG GTGAAGAATCATGGAATTCCAAGGACAGCGGTTAGCAACATATTCGACACAACAAGAGAATTCTTTCATCTGCCAAAGGAAGAAAGAATGAAATTCTACACTCCTGACCCTAACAGTGACATCAGGCTAATGAATGCTTATAAAGATGAGGTTGCAAATGTCTTTGTAGCAAGGGAATCTTTGAAGTTCCATTGCCACCCTGTTGAAAATTACGTGAATAAGTGGCCAACAAATCCTCCTTCCTTCAG GAAGTATGCCGCCGAGTATTTGACAAATGTGAGGAGGGTGGAGATAACACTACTTGGTGCAATATCAGAGAGCTTAGGCCTGGAAAGAGATTATATAGAGAAGAAATTGGGTGGACATTATGCATCTTTGAACTACTACGGAGCTTGTGAACAATCAGATCTCGAGCTTACTTATGGAGTGCGTGCGCATACTGATCCAACTATAATAACTATTCTATTGCAAGATGATGTGCCTGGACTTCAGGTTCTAAGTGAGGACAAATGGATGGATGTCAATCCCATTCCAGGCACAGTGGTTGTCCATGTTGGAGATCTGCTGCAG GCAATTAGCAATCATAAATTCAAGAGTTTGCTCCATCAAGCTATGGTGAATTGTGAGAAGGAGCGTATGTCCATCGCCTCGTATTGCTATCCATCATCTGATGCCATGATTGGACCTCCTAAGAAGTTGATAGACAATGATCATCCTGCTGTCTATAAAGATTTCACGTTTAAAGAATTCAGTGAGCAAATGTGGAAAGTAATAACTTTTACTGATACGCGTTTGGACTCGTTCAAGTGTTCTACTGCCTGA
- the LOC7489075 gene encoding protein DMR6-LIKE OXYGENASE 1: MAPTILPQAGDHLASTGANKAPYTYTDPLSEVPTLSGVDVSADGSTPIIDMEALLGPHRSEIIKQIGLACEKNGFFAVKNHGIPEMKINSMLGTAREFFHLPDEERLKFRSTDPNSVIRLVTGFQDKTRNIFVSRQSLKFHSHPVEEYKSQWPSNPPSFRENVGEYCASVREVEVAILEAISESLGLERDYIDKILKGHYVSINYYPACQESELDVTYGVRTHTDPTIITILMQDDVPGLQVINDDKWINVNPLPNAVVVHVGDILQALSNYRYKSLLHQAIVNCEKERVSIASYCYPSDDAMIGPAKKLVGKDHPAIYKDFTYREFHESMWRVKCSTAKRLDLFKARAD, from the exons ATGGCTCCCACTATATTGCCACAAGCTGGTGATCACCTTGCTTCAACTGGGGCCAACAAAGCTCCGTACACCTACACTGATCCCCTTTCAGAGGTTCCAACTCTCTCTGGTGTTGATGTATCAGCTGATGGCTCTACCCCTATCATCGACATGGAAGCCCTTCTCGGTCCTCACCGATCTGAGATCATCAAACAGATTGGCCTTGCATGCGAGAAAAACGGCTTTTTTGCG GTGAAGAACCATGGAATTCCAGAAATGAAGATCAACAGCATGCTGGGCACGGCAAGAGAGTTCTTCCACTTGCCGGATGAAGAAAGGTTGAAATTTCGCTCTACTGACCCGAACAGTGTCATCAGGCTGGTCACGGGCTTTCAAGACAAGACCCGGAATATCTTTGTCTCGAGGCAATCCTTGAAATTCCACTCGCATCCCGTTGAAGAATACAAGAGCCAATGGCCTTCAAATCCTCCTTCTTTCAG GGAAAATGTTGGAGAATATTGTGCAAGTGTGAGAGAGGTGGAGGTAGCAATACTCGAGGCCATATCAGAGAGCTTGGGCCTGGAAAGGGATTACATAGACAAGATATTGAAAGGACATTATGTGTCCATTAATTACTATCCAGCTTGCCAGGAATCAGAACTTGATGTTACTTATGGAGTTCGGACTCACACTGATCCAACTATAATCACTATTCTGATGCAAGATGATGTGCCTGGACTTCAGGTTATTAATGATGACAAGTGGATAAATGTTAATCCTCTTCCAAACGCCGTTGTTGTTCATGTTGGAGATATCCTGCAG GCACTTAGTAACTACAGATACAAGAGTTTGCTTCATCAAGCTATAGTGAACTGTGAGAAAGAGCGTGTATCCATTGCCAGTTATTGCTATCCATCGGATGATGCTATGATAGGACCTGCTAAGAAGCTGGTAGGCAAGGATCATCCAGCAATCTATAAAGATTTCACTTACAGAGAATTCCACGAATCCATGTGGCGAGTAAAGTGTTCAACAGCTAAGCGATTAGACTTGTTCAAGGCTCGTGCTGATTAA